Proteins co-encoded in one Apis mellifera strain DH4 linkage group LG15, Amel_HAv3.1, whole genome shotgun sequence genomic window:
- the LOC413032 gene encoding tankyrase isoform X3 gives MAGRRSTLTNADSLSGSGNTDPLRELFEACKTGDLTRVKALVTPKTVNARDTAGRKSTPLHFAAGYGRIDVVEFLLSAGASIQARDDGGLHPLHNACSFGHSDVVRLLLEAGANPNTRDNWNYTPLHEAAIKGKIDVCIALLQHGADANIRNTEGKTALELADPATKPVLTGEYKKDELLEAARSGNEERLLQLLNPLNVNCHASDGRRSTPLHLAAGYNRSRLVQILLQNGADVHAKDKGGLVPLHNACSYGHFEVTEALLKHGAAVNASDLWAFTPLHEAASKSRVEVCSLLLSEGADPTQLNCHSKSAIDVAPTLELQERLAYEYKGHCLLDACRQADLTKLKKYLSPEVVNFKHPYTRDTPLHCAVASPYPKRKQVIESLIRKNAALNEKNKDFLTPLHVATDHSHYDAMDVLLRHNAKVNALDGLGQTALHRCVREDNVQACRILLSYNVDPSIVSLQGYTAAQVAAENVLKILQDPPSGTDDAEAQLLEASKSGDLAAVERILRTNPLAVNCRDLDGRHSTPLHFAAGFNRVPVVEYLLAHGADVHAKDKGGLVPLHNACSYGHYEVTELLVKHGASVNVADLWKFTPLHEAAAKGKYEIVRLLLRHGADATKKNRDGATPLDLVRDGDQDVADLLRGNSALLDAAKKGNLARVQRLVTQDNINCRDAQGRNSTPLHLAAGYNNLEVAEFLLERGADVNAQDKGGLIPLHNASSYGHLDIAALLIKYNTVVNATDKWGFTPLHEAAQKGRTQLCALLLAHGADPFSKNQEGQTPLDLASADDVRCLLQDAMASQQVVPSIPSGNNGVGVAINLNNNGNNTINSRPPSIVAVPVTPPPSLTQETVIMPSGTAMTLCVPLARPSSCLSPMPPSEICSERDSKDSKDNSNITTVAGFLQSLSLEHLLELFEREQITLDILAEMGHEDLKQVGVSAYGYRHKLIKGMEKLLNTTAGTPWQPTITPGTLLVDLLAEDKEFLAVEEEMQSTIRQHRDNGHSGGIFSRYNIVRIQKVQNRKLWERYAHRRQEVAEEVGAAAPSSPSTGSRTTPGSSLPQANERMLFHGSPFINAIVQKGFDERHAYIGGMFGAGIYFAEHSSKSNQYVYGICGGTGCPAHKDRSCYICHRHLLLCRVTLGKSFLQFSAMKMAHAPPGHHSVMGRPSQGGLAFPEYVVYRGEQAYPEYLITYQIARPQQENGGNESVEER, from the exons ATGGCAGGACGTAGATCGACGTTGACAAATGCCGATTCCCTGTCGGGATCTGGAAACACTGATCCTTTGAGGGAATTATTTGAAGCATGTAAAACTGGAGACCTTACGAGGGTGAAGGCGTTGGTTACACCGAAGACGGTCAATGCTCGAGACACTGCCGGACGCAAGTCCACCCCCCTGCATTTTGCAGCTG GTTATGGTAGGATAGATGTAGTAGAATTTCTGCTTTCTGCTGGAGCATCTATTCAAGCACGTGATGATGGAGGTTTACATCCCTTACATAATGCTTGTTCTTTTGGACATTCTGATGTTGTAAGACTTCTCTTAGAAGCAGGAGCTAATCCTAACACTAGAGATAATTGGAATTATACTCCTTTGCACGAAGCTGCAATTAaa ggTAAAATAGATGTTTGTATTGCTCTGCTACAACATGGAGCAGATgctaatataagaaatacagAAGGAAAAACAGCATTAGAATTGGCAGATCCTGCAACCAAACCAGtattaacaggagaatataaaaaagatgaattgTTGGAAGCAGCAAGATCTGGAAATGAAGAACGCCTTTTACAACTTTTAAATCCATTGAATGTAAATTGTCATGCAAGTGATGGCAGAAGATCTACTCCATTGCATTTAGCTGCTGGATACAATAGATCTAGACTAGTGcagattttattacaaaatggtGCAGATGTACATGCAAAAGATAAAGG AGGTCTTGTTCCACTTCACAATGCTTGTTCATATGGTCACTTTGAAGTGACTGAAGCACTCCTTAAACACGGTGCAGCGGTTAATGCCAGCGATTTATGGGCATTTACTCCATTACATGAAGCTGCTAGCAAATCCAGAGTCGAGGTGTGCTCATTACTTTTAAGTGAGGGTGCCGATCCGACTCAATTAAACTGCCATAGTAAAAGCGCCATTGATGTAGCCCCAACATTGGAATTACAAGAAAGATTGGCAT ACGAATACAAGGGACACTGCCTCTTGGATGCCTGCAGGCAGGCAGATcttactaaattaaaaaaatatctgtcCCCAGAAGTTGTAAACTTTAAACACCCATATACTAGGGATACACCACTGCACTGTGCCGTTGCATCTCCTTATCCCAAGAGAAAACAAGTAATAGAATCTTTAATTAGGAAAAATGCTGCcttaaatgagaaaaataaagactTTCTTACACCTCTTCATGTTGCTACTGATCATTCTCATTATGATGCAATGGATGTGCTACTTAGACATAATGCAAAAGTCAATGCTTTAGATGGATTAGGGCAAACTGCACTACACAG GTGTGTTAGAGAAGACAATGTGCAAGCTTGCAGAATATTGTTATCATACAATGTTGATCCATCTATAGTATCACTTCAGGGCTATACTGCAGCACAAGTAGCTGCAGAAAATGtccttaaaatattacaag acCCACCAAGTGGGACAGACGATGCGGAAGCACAGTTGTTAGAAGCAAGTAAATCTGGTGATTTAGCAGCAGTAGAAAGAATTTTACGTACGAATCCATTGGCTGTTAATTGTCGTGACTTAGATGGTCGACACTCCACACCGCTGCATTTTGCAGCGGGATTTAATAGAGTGCCCGTagtcgaatatttattagcaCATGGAGCAGATGTACACGCCAAAGATAAAGG TGGACTTGTTCCTTTACACAATGCCTGCTCTTATGGTCATTACGAAGTAACGGAATTGTTAGTAAAACATGGTGCATCAGTGAATGTTGCGGATTTATGGAAATTTACTCCACTTCACGAAGCTGCTGCTAaaggaaaatatgaaatagttCGTTTATTACTAAGACACGGAGCAGATGcgactaaaaaaaatagagatggTGCAACACCTTTAGATTTGGTAAGAGATGGTGACCAAGATGTAGCCGATTTATTACGAGGGAATAGTGCACTTTTAGATGcagcaaaaaaaggaaatttagcGAGAGTGCAACGACTTGTTAcacaagataatattaattgcagAGATGCACAAGGTCGTAATAGTACTCCATTACACTTAGCTG cgGGATACAATAATTTGGAAGTAGCCGAATTTTTGCTTGAACGTGGAGCAGACGTAAATGCTCAAGATAAAGGAGGATTGATTCCTTTGCATAATGCTTCGAGTTATGGTCATTTAGATATAGCTgcattacttattaaatataatactgtAGTAAACGCTACTGACAAATGGGGCTTTACACCACTTCATGAAGCAGCTCAGAAAGGCAGGACGCAGTTATGTGCTCTTCTTTTGGCTCACGGTGCGGatcctttttcaaaaaaccAAGAAGGACAAACTCCTTTAGATCTTGCTAGTGCTGATGATGTAAGATGCTTATTGCAAGATGCTATGGCTTCACAACAAGTAGTACCATCGATACCATCTGGTAATAATGGCGTTGGAGTTgccattaatttaaataataatggtaataatactattaatagTAGACCGCCCAGTATCGTTGCGG ttcCAGTtacaccaccaccatcacttACTCAAGAAACTGTAATTATGCCTTCTGGTACAGCTATGACTTTATGCGTACCACTTGCAAGACCATCTTCTTGTTTGAGTCCAATGCCACCATCAGAAATATGTTCTGAAAGGGATTCCAAAGATTCTaaagataattcaaatatcacAACTGTGGCTGGTTTTCTTCAAAGTCTCAGTTTAGaacatttattagaattattcgaaCGTGAACAAATTACATTAGATATATTAGCAGAGATGGGTCACGAGGATTTAAAACAAGTTGGAGTATCTGCATATGGTTATAGACACAAATTAATCAAAGGCATGGAAAAACTTCTAAACACGACTGCTGGTACTCCTTGGCAACCGACTATTACGCCAGGAACATTGTTGGTAGACTTATTAGCAGaggataaagaatttttagctGTAGAAGAAGAAATGCAAAGTACAATTAGACAACATAGAGATAATGGTCATTCTGGTGGTATATTTTCtcgatataatatagttagg atACAAAAAGTGCAAAATCGTAAATTATGGGAACGTTATGCGCATAGAAGACAAGAAGTAGCTGAAGAAGTTGGTGCAGCAGCACCTTCTTCTCCAAGTACTGGATCTAGAACTACTCCTGGATCGAGTTTACCACAAGCAAATGAGAGAATGTTATTTCATGGTAGTCCATTTATTAATGCCATTGTTCAAAAGGGTTTCGATGAACGACATGCGTATATTGGCGGTATGTTTGGCGCTGGAATTTATTTTGCTGAACATAGTAGTAAAAGTAATCAATATGTATACGGAATATGTGGTGGTACTGGTTGTCCTGCTCATAAAGATCGAAGTTGTTATATTTGTCACAG acatTTATTACTTTGTCGTGTCACACTGGGAAAGTCATTTCTGCAATTCTCTGCAATGAAAATGGCTCATGCACCACCCGGACATCATAGTGTAATGGGTAGACCATCTCAAGGTGGTTTAGCTTTCCCCGAATATGTTGTCTATAGAGGTGAACAAGCATATCCCGAATATCTTATTACATACCAAATAGCAAGACCTCAACAAGAAAATGGTGGAAACGAAAGTGTCGAAGAACGGTGA